The Acanthopagrus latus isolate v.2019 chromosome 13, fAcaLat1.1, whole genome shotgun sequence genome contains a region encoding:
- the c2cd2l gene encoding phospholipid transfer protein C2CD2L isoform X2, with protein MELQELGWLCLVALFLASLLIVLGWLLQYSLTLLRLRRARKTGGDPAWLQEQVPRHSLAGGVWGFLLKIRAGRDGGRASEAGVKGLLTSLFSFKSFREHWQRSWVKALNEQACRHGSSIQITFDSSLQLTAASAIDSVTCTDQSAHRMVLHCKCWVDTVSFPVTVTQQSHAAVSMDTYQITIAPMVTKVVVGLEEVEDEGLLISWTLSKHPSFTLTVSPCKLQRKGTESGADLDMIKGLIEDTLFSTQPAMVLNLKACASSPLAPMDHLSVGLNSVPQSILVRRLLLRQLRVTLNKGQWSRSGELCCVLSLDQPSTERTTRFLSVPSNANAPLEWSEEITLDLGLETKELKVRLLERNGKREQFLPGHASITLDPRCKVPTGQHILSIGPGYGLAPNATVTAELLYVETEEPRSAHNALPLRSSLTPTKKVDVDRTIMPDGTIVTTVTTVQSRLKLDRSPGESPMRSPSKVEVTEKKPTILSDGRGSPNSSKTAIRQLTESAAKVARKTPTKRSTLIISGVSKVPLSEDDCALSSGYAAAMDAAMHGNHYGTGHHQDPDETTPSDVSERPSVDDVESDTGSTGALETRSLKDHKVSFLQSGSKLLFRRRHREKESCLSQSHEDVSNMGNNFAAVATSSRKKSGSFSRRLIKRFSFRSSGKSKGKAPATNGGASSLDN; from the exons ATGGAGCTCCAGGAGTTGGGCTGGCTGTGTCTGGTGGCTCTCTTCCTCGCCTCCTTGCTCATCGTGCTGGGATGGCTGCTCCAGTACTCGCTGACCCTCCTGCGGCTGCGGAGAGCCAGGAAGACAGGAGGGGATCCGGCCTGGCTGCAGGAGCAGGTGCCCCGCCACAGCCTGGCCGGAGGTGTGTGGGGCTTCCTGTTGAAGATCCGCGCTGGCCGGGATGGAGGACGTGCATCTGAGGCTGGGGTTAAAGGCTTGCTGACCTCCCTGTTCTCCTTCAAGTCCTTCAGGGAGCACTGGCAGAGGAGCTGGGTCAAAGCCCTGAATGAGCAGGCGTGCAGACATGGG agctcCATCCAGATCACTTTTGACAGCAGTCTCCAGTTAACTGCTGCCTCTGCAATTGATAGTGTGACCTGCACTGACCAATCGGCACATCGAATG GTTCTACACTGTAAATGTTGGGTGGACACGGTGTCATTTCCTGTGACGGTCACCCAGCAGTCACACGCTGCTGTTTCCATGGACACCTATCAGATCACTATAGCACCTATGGTGACAAAG GTGGTGGTGGGTCTGGAGGAGGTCGAGGACGAGGGCCTGCTCATCTCCTGGACTCTCTCCAAGCATCCATCATTTACTCTGACCGTGTCCCCGTGCAAGCTGCAGAGAAAG GGCACTGAGAGTGGGGCAGACCTGGACATGATTAAGGGACTGATAGAGGACACTCTGTTCAGCACTCAGCCAGCCATGGTCCTCAATCTCAAGGCTTGTGCGTCCAGTCCCTTG GCCCCCATGGATCATCTGTCGGTGGGATTAAACTCTGTCCCGCAGAGCATCTTGGTGAGACGACTCCTGCTCCGGCAGCTCAGGGTGACCTTAAATAAAG GTCAGTGGTCTCGGTCAGGGGAGCTGTGCTGTGTCCTCAGCCTGGACCAACCCTCCACAGAGAGGACGACCCGCTTCCTGTCTGTGCCCAGCAATGCCAACGCCCCGCTGGAATGGAGTGAAGAAATTACTCT GGATCTGGGCCTAGAAACCAAAGAGCTGAAAGTGAGGCTTCTGGAGCGGAATGGCAAAAGGGAAC AATTCCTGCCGGGCCATGCCTCCATCACCCTGGACCCCCGGTGCAAAGTTCCTACCGGACAGCACATTCTGTCAATAGGGCCTGGATACGGCTTGGCACCAAACGCTACCGTCACAGCGGAG ctgctgtatGTGGAAACAGAGGAGCCTCGAAGTGCCCACAATGCTCTGCCGCTACGCTCCTCGCTCACCCCCACCAAGAAGGTCGACGTGGACCGAACCATCATGCCAGACGGAACCATTGTCACCACCGTCACCACTGTCCAGTCTCGACTCAAACTGGATCGCAGTCCAG GTGAATCACCTATGCGCTCGCCATCCAAAGTGGAGGTGACTGAGAAGAAACCCACCATCCTGTCAGATGGCAGAGGCAGCCCCAACTCCAGCA AGACGGCCATCCGGCAGCTGACGGAGTCCGCCGCAAAAGTAGCTCGGAAGACTCCAACGAAGAGGAGCACGCTGATCATCTCGGGCGTGTCAAAG GTTCCGCTCTCAGAAGATGACTGTGCGTTATCGAGCGGCTACGCTGCAGCCATGGACGCAGCCATGCATGGCAACCATTACGGCACCGGGCACCACCAGGACCCAGACGAGACCACTCCGTCGGACGTGTCTGAGCGCCCGTCTGTGGATGATGTGGAATCAGATACTGGTTCCACTGGTGCCTTGGAAACACGCAGCCTCAAGGACCATAAAG TGAGCTTTCTGCAGAGTGGGTCGAAGCTACTGTTCCGCAGAAGGCATCGAGAGAAGGAGTCCTGCCTCAGCCAGTCCCACGAGGACGTCTCCAACATGGGCAATAACTTTGCGGCGGTAGCGACCAGCAGCCGCAAGAAGTCCGGCAGCTTCTCCCGACGTCTCATCAAACGCTTCTCTTTCCGCTCGTCGGGCAAATCAAAAGGCAAAGCCCCTGCTACCAACGGAGGAGCGAGCTCACTGGATAACTGA
- the c2cd2l gene encoding phospholipid transfer protein C2CD2L isoform X1 translates to MELQELGWLCLVALFLASLLIVLGWLLQYSLTLLRLRRARKTGGDPAWLQEQVPRHSLAGGVWGFLLKIRAGRDGGRASEAGVKGLLTSLFSFKSFREHWQRSWVKALNEQACRHGSSIQITFDSSLQLTAASAIDSVTCTDQSAHRMVLHCKCWVDTVSFPVTVTQQSHAAVSMDTYQITIAPMVTKVVVGLEEVEDEGLLISWTLSKHPSFTLTVSPCKLQRKGTESGADLDMIKGLIEDTLFSTQPAMVLNLKACASSPLAPMDHLSVGLNSVPQSILVRRLLLRQLRVTLNKGQWSRSGELCCVLSLDQPSTERTTRFLSVPSNANAPLEWSEEITLDLGLETKELKVRLLERNGKREQFLPGHASITLDPRCKVPTGQHILSIGPGYGLAPNATVTAELLYVETEEPRSAHNALPLRSSLTPTKKVDVDRTIMPDGTIVTTVTTVQSRLKLDRSPGESPMRSPSKVEVTEKKPTILSDGRGSPNSSKSSRLSNGLDPVAETAIRQLTESAAKVARKTPTKRSTLIISGVSKVPLSEDDCALSSGYAAAMDAAMHGNHYGTGHHQDPDETTPSDVSERPSVDDVESDTGSTGALETRSLKDHKVSFLQSGSKLLFRRRHREKESCLSQSHEDVSNMGNNFAAVATSSRKKSGSFSRRLIKRFSFRSSGKSKGKAPATNGGASSLDN, encoded by the exons ATGGAGCTCCAGGAGTTGGGCTGGCTGTGTCTGGTGGCTCTCTTCCTCGCCTCCTTGCTCATCGTGCTGGGATGGCTGCTCCAGTACTCGCTGACCCTCCTGCGGCTGCGGAGAGCCAGGAAGACAGGAGGGGATCCGGCCTGGCTGCAGGAGCAGGTGCCCCGCCACAGCCTGGCCGGAGGTGTGTGGGGCTTCCTGTTGAAGATCCGCGCTGGCCGGGATGGAGGACGTGCATCTGAGGCTGGGGTTAAAGGCTTGCTGACCTCCCTGTTCTCCTTCAAGTCCTTCAGGGAGCACTGGCAGAGGAGCTGGGTCAAAGCCCTGAATGAGCAGGCGTGCAGACATGGG agctcCATCCAGATCACTTTTGACAGCAGTCTCCAGTTAACTGCTGCCTCTGCAATTGATAGTGTGACCTGCACTGACCAATCGGCACATCGAATG GTTCTACACTGTAAATGTTGGGTGGACACGGTGTCATTTCCTGTGACGGTCACCCAGCAGTCACACGCTGCTGTTTCCATGGACACCTATCAGATCACTATAGCACCTATGGTGACAAAG GTGGTGGTGGGTCTGGAGGAGGTCGAGGACGAGGGCCTGCTCATCTCCTGGACTCTCTCCAAGCATCCATCATTTACTCTGACCGTGTCCCCGTGCAAGCTGCAGAGAAAG GGCACTGAGAGTGGGGCAGACCTGGACATGATTAAGGGACTGATAGAGGACACTCTGTTCAGCACTCAGCCAGCCATGGTCCTCAATCTCAAGGCTTGTGCGTCCAGTCCCTTG GCCCCCATGGATCATCTGTCGGTGGGATTAAACTCTGTCCCGCAGAGCATCTTGGTGAGACGACTCCTGCTCCGGCAGCTCAGGGTGACCTTAAATAAAG GTCAGTGGTCTCGGTCAGGGGAGCTGTGCTGTGTCCTCAGCCTGGACCAACCCTCCACAGAGAGGACGACCCGCTTCCTGTCTGTGCCCAGCAATGCCAACGCCCCGCTGGAATGGAGTGAAGAAATTACTCT GGATCTGGGCCTAGAAACCAAAGAGCTGAAAGTGAGGCTTCTGGAGCGGAATGGCAAAAGGGAAC AATTCCTGCCGGGCCATGCCTCCATCACCCTGGACCCCCGGTGCAAAGTTCCTACCGGACAGCACATTCTGTCAATAGGGCCTGGATACGGCTTGGCACCAAACGCTACCGTCACAGCGGAG ctgctgtatGTGGAAACAGAGGAGCCTCGAAGTGCCCACAATGCTCTGCCGCTACGCTCCTCGCTCACCCCCACCAAGAAGGTCGACGTGGACCGAACCATCATGCCAGACGGAACCATTGTCACCACCGTCACCACTGTCCAGTCTCGACTCAAACTGGATCGCAGTCCAG GTGAATCACCTATGCGCTCGCCATCCAAAGTGGAGGTGACTGAGAAGAAACCCACCATCCTGTCAGATGGCAGAGGCAGCCCCAACTCCAGCA AGAGCAGCCGCCTGTCTAATGGCCTGGATCCTGTTGCAGAGACGGCCATCCGGCAGCTGACGGAGTCCGCCGCAAAAGTAGCTCGGAAGACTCCAACGAAGAGGAGCACGCTGATCATCTCGGGCGTGTCAAAG GTTCCGCTCTCAGAAGATGACTGTGCGTTATCGAGCGGCTACGCTGCAGCCATGGACGCAGCCATGCATGGCAACCATTACGGCACCGGGCACCACCAGGACCCAGACGAGACCACTCCGTCGGACGTGTCTGAGCGCCCGTCTGTGGATGATGTGGAATCAGATACTGGTTCCACTGGTGCCTTGGAAACACGCAGCCTCAAGGACCATAAAG TGAGCTTTCTGCAGAGTGGGTCGAAGCTACTGTTCCGCAGAAGGCATCGAGAGAAGGAGTCCTGCCTCAGCCAGTCCCACGAGGACGTCTCCAACATGGGCAATAACTTTGCGGCGGTAGCGACCAGCAGCCGCAAGAAGTCCGGCAGCTTCTCCCGACGTCTCATCAAACGCTTCTCTTTCCGCTCGTCGGGCAAATCAAAAGGCAAAGCCCCTGCTACCAACGGAGGAGCGAGCTCACTGGATAACTGA